Proteins from a genomic interval of Streptomyces sp. Tu6071:
- a CDS encoding MurR/RpiR family transcriptional regulator — translation MTKDVKDFANGASALSRPAAGPGRVARPAAASTPAPAASHRAPGRATPAPARPHPGAASPAPPAPAALAAKVRTLAPSMTRSMQRVAEAVAADPAGCSALTVTGLATRTGTSEATVVRTARLLGYPGYRDLRLALAGLAAHQESGAAPSVTADIALDDPIADVVTKLAHDERQTLADTAANLDTAALGAAVTALAQARRIDIYGVGASHLVAQDLGQKLLRIGLFAQAHADPHLAITNAVQLRGKDVAVAITHSGSTSDVVEPLRAAFERGATTIAITGRPDGSAAQYADHVLTTVAARESELRPAAMSSRASQHLVVDCLFVGVAQRTYEHAAPALAASYEALAHRHRPRPGLGDHA, via the coding sequence GTGACCAAGGACGTGAAGGATTTTGCCAACGGTGCCTCCGCGCTGAGCCGCCCCGCCGCCGGGCCCGGCCGCGTCGCGCGCCCGGCCGCCGCCTCCACCCCCGCCCCGGCCGCCTCGCACCGCGCCCCGGGCCGTGCCACGCCCGCGCCCGCTCGCCCCCACCCCGGCGCCGCCTCGCCCGCGCCGCCCGCTCCCGCCGCGCTCGCCGCGAAGGTGCGCACCCTCGCCCCCTCCATGACGCGCTCCATGCAGCGCGTCGCCGAGGCCGTCGCCGCCGACCCGGCCGGCTGTTCGGCACTCACCGTGACCGGGCTCGCCACGCGCACCGGTACGAGCGAGGCCACCGTCGTCCGCACCGCGCGCCTCCTCGGCTACCCGGGCTACCGCGATCTGCGGCTCGCCCTCGCCGGGCTCGCGGCGCACCAGGAATCGGGGGCGGCGCCCTCCGTCACCGCCGACATCGCGCTCGACGACCCGATAGCCGACGTCGTCACGAAGCTCGCCCACGACGAGCGGCAGACCCTCGCCGACACGGCGGCGAACCTCGACACGGCCGCCCTCGGCGCCGCCGTCACCGCGCTCGCACAGGCCCGCCGCATCGACATCTACGGGGTCGGCGCCTCGCACCTCGTCGCCCAGGACCTCGGGCAGAAGCTGCTGCGCATCGGCCTCTTCGCGCAGGCGCACGCGGACCCGCACCTCGCCATCACCAACGCGGTGCAGCTGCGCGGCAAGGACGTCGCCGTCGCCATCACGCACTCCGGTTCCACGAGCGACGTCGTCGAGCCGCTGCGCGCCGCCTTCGAACGCGGGGCCACGACCATCGCCATCACCGGCCGCCCGGACGGCTCCGCCGCGCAGTACGCCGACCACGTCCTCACCACCGTCGCGGCCCGCGAGAGCGAACTGCGCCCGGCGGCCATGTCGTCCCGGGCCAGCCAGCACCTCGTGGTGGACTGTCTCTTCGTCGGCGTGGCCCAGCGCACCTACGAGCACGCCGCCCCCGCCCTCGCCGCCTCCTACGAGGCCCTCGCGCACCGCCACCGGCCCCGGCCGGGTCTCGGCGACCACGCCTGA
- a CDS encoding PTS transporter subunit EIIC yields the protein MAGNEHVATAAAILPLVGGAANVTSVTHCMTRLRLGLGDRSRVDDAALRALPAVLGVVEDGDSYQLVLGPGKVARVTPEFARLVDESADTAPVADAATRAATGVARSDNGAASTADALASRGAEIRAERRSRNRTPLKRFLRRIADIFVPLIPALIGCGIIAGLGGLLVNLGWAGGLTSALTAVSSGFMALIAVFVGYNTAKEFGGTPVLGGAVAAIIVFPGVAKVEVFGTPLVPGQGGVLGALGAAALAAYVERWCRRRVPEAVDVLVTPTLTVLVSGLVTLYGLMYVAGEVAEGIGTAADWLLTHTGAFAGFVLGGLFLPLVMLGLHQALIPIHTTLIESQGYTVLLPVLAMAGAGQVGCAIAVALRLKRNTSLRKTVRSALPAGVLGVGEPLIYGVSLPLGRPFITACVGGAAGGGLVGLFSMLGTKVGATAIGPSGWALFPLLAGNRGLGTTAAVYGLGLLAGYGVGFAATYLFGFDSATLHELNADTLPASASASAPAAAPAATGIAEPSPAQPSEP from the coding sequence ATGGCCGGGAACGAGCACGTTGCGACGGCGGCGGCGATCCTGCCCCTGGTGGGTGGTGCCGCCAACGTCACCTCGGTCACCCACTGCATGACCCGGCTGCGGCTCGGCCTCGGCGACCGCTCGCGGGTCGACGACGCCGCGCTGCGCGCACTGCCCGCCGTCCTGGGCGTGGTCGAGGACGGCGACTCGTACCAGCTCGTGCTGGGCCCGGGGAAGGTCGCCCGCGTGACCCCGGAGTTCGCCCGCCTGGTCGACGAGAGCGCGGACACCGCCCCCGTCGCGGACGCCGCCACCAGAGCCGCCACCGGAGTCGCCCGCTCCGACAACGGCGCCGCCTCCACCGCCGACGCCCTCGCCTCGCGCGGTGCCGAGATCCGCGCCGAGCGCCGTTCGCGCAACCGCACCCCCCTCAAACGCTTCCTCCGCCGCATCGCCGACATCTTCGTGCCCCTCATCCCCGCGCTGATCGGCTGCGGGATCATCGCGGGACTGGGCGGACTGCTCGTCAACCTCGGCTGGGCGGGGGGTCTCACGTCGGCGCTGACCGCGGTCTCCTCCGGTTTCATGGCGCTCATCGCGGTGTTCGTCGGCTACAACACGGCCAAGGAGTTCGGTGGCACGCCCGTGCTCGGCGGAGCGGTCGCGGCGATCATCGTCTTCCCCGGCGTGGCCAAGGTGGAGGTGTTCGGCACCCCGCTCGTGCCCGGTCAGGGCGGAGTACTGGGCGCGCTCGGCGCCGCCGCTCTCGCCGCGTACGTGGAGCGCTGGTGCCGACGCCGGGTGCCCGAGGCCGTCGACGTCCTCGTCACTCCGACCCTCACGGTGCTCGTCTCGGGTCTCGTGACGCTCTACGGCCTGATGTACGTCGCGGGGGAGGTCGCCGAGGGGATCGGTACGGCGGCGGACTGGCTCCTCACGCACACGGGCGCGTTCGCGGGCTTCGTACTCGGGGGCCTCTTCCTTCCTCTCGTGATGCTGGGCCTGCACCAAGCGCTCATCCCGATTCACACGACGCTCATCGAGTCGCAGGGCTACACGGTGCTCCTTCCGGTGCTGGCGATGGCCGGGGCGGGGCAGGTGGGCTGCGCGATCGCGGTCGCGCTGCGGCTGAAGCGGAACACCTCCCTGCGCAAGACCGTCAGATCGGCGTTGCCCGCCGGGGTGCTGGGTGTCGGCGAGCCACTGATCTACGGTGTCTCGCTGCCGCTGGGCCGGCCGTTCATCACGGCGTGCGTGGGGGGCGCGGCGGGCGGCGGGCTCGTGGGGCTCTTCTCCATGCTCGGTACGAAGGTGGGGGCGACCGCCATCGGGCCCTCCGGGTGGGCCCTCTTCCCGCTGCTCGCGGGGAACCGCGGCCTCGGCACCACCGCCGCGGTCTACGGTCTCGGCCTGCTGGCCGGGTACGGCGTGGGCTTCGCCGCCACGTACCTCTTCGGCTTCGACTCCGCGACCTTGCACGAGCTGAACGCGGACACCCTCCCCGCGTCCGCGTCCGCCTCCGCACCGGCAGCCGCGCCTGCCGCCACGGGCATCGCGGAGCCGAGCCCCGCCCAGCCCTCGGAGCCCTGA
- the murQ gene encoding N-acetylmuramic acid 6-phosphate etherase, with protein sequence MTTTGPTDRAAHPDAPHGRNPIPSGDRAPAPGAAPYEELRAELAHLTTEQFRPELAEIDRMTTEEIARTMNGEDATVPAAVARELPRIAAAIDAAAARMARGGRLVYVGAGTAGRLGILDASECPPTFNTAPGEVVGLIAGGPSAIITAVEGAEDDTEQAAADLDALGLGPDDVVVGISASGRTPYAVGAVRHARTVRGALTIGLSCNADSPLAAEADHGIEVVVGPELITGSTRLKAGTAQKLVLNMLSTISMIRLGKTYGNLMVDVRASNEKLRARSRRIVALATGADDTEIEAALAATGGEVKNAILVLLGHVDGPESARLLQAHGGHLRGALGEAGKG encoded by the coding sequence ATGACGACCACCGGGCCCACCGACCGGGCCGCGCACCCCGACGCCCCGCACGGCCGGAACCCGATCCCTTCCGGGGACCGCGCGCCGGCCCCGGGAGCCGCCCCGTACGAAGAGCTGCGGGCGGAACTCGCCCACCTCACGACTGAGCAGTTCCGCCCGGAACTGGCCGAGATCGACCGGATGACGACCGAGGAGATCGCGCGGACGATGAACGGCGAGGACGCGACCGTCCCCGCCGCCGTCGCCCGCGAACTCCCCCGCATCGCCGCCGCGATCGACGCCGCCGCCGCCCGCATGGCACGAGGGGGCCGCCTCGTCTACGTGGGTGCCGGTACCGCGGGACGCCTCGGCATCCTCGACGCGAGCGAGTGCCCGCCGACCTTCAACACCGCACCCGGCGAGGTCGTCGGCCTCATCGCCGGCGGTCCCTCCGCGATCATCACCGCGGTCGAGGGCGCCGAGGACGACACCGAGCAGGCCGCCGCCGACCTCGACGCCCTCGGCCTCGGCCCGGACGACGTCGTCGTCGGCATCTCCGCCTCGGGCCGCACCCCCTACGCGGTCGGCGCCGTACGCCACGCGCGCACCGTCCGCGGCGCGCTGACCATCGGCCTGTCGTGCAACGCCGACAGCCCCCTCGCCGCCGAGGCCGACCACGGCATCGAGGTCGTCGTCGGCCCGGAGCTGATCACCGGCTCGACCCGCCTCAAGGCCGGTACGGCGCAGAAACTCGTCCTCAACATGCTCTCGACGATCAGCATGATCCGGCTCGGCAAGACCTACGGAAACCTGATGGTCGACGTCCGCGCCTCCAACGAGAAGCTCCGCGCCCGCTCCCGGCGTATCGTCGCCCTCGCCACCGGCGCGGACGACACCGAGATCGAAGCCGCGCTCGCCGCGACCGGCGGTGAAGTGAAGAACGCGATCCTCGTCCTCCTCGGCCACGTCGACGGCCCCGAGTCCGCCCGCCTTCTCCAAGCCCACGGGGGGCACCTGCGGGGCGCGCTGGGAGAGGCGGGGAAGGGCTGA